A DNA window from Mastacembelus armatus chromosome 11, fMasArm1.2, whole genome shotgun sequence contains the following coding sequences:
- the LOC113126707 gene encoding brain and acute leukemia cytoplasmic protein → MIFPMGCGGSRADAIIEPRYHESWTRETESTWLTNTDVETPLPVANSKALEVSLREKRMVNTGTQCGKQALTTTGSNHQRRPRRSLTDQTTRESKRRASKDGQPFNINSSGDAEPGNVCDKR, encoded by the exons ATGATTTTCCCGATGGGTTGTGGAGGGAGCCGGGCGGACGCGATCATCGAGCCGAGGTATCATGAAAGCTGGACCAGGGAGACGGAATCGACGTGGCTTACCAACACGGACGTGGAGACCCCGCTTCCAGTGGCAAACA GTAAAGCTCTGGAAGTCAGCCTGAGGGAGAAGAGGATGGTGAACACAGGCACCCAGTGTGGAAAGCAGGCCCTCACCACCACCGGCTCCAACCACCAGAGGAGACCCAGACGCTCCTTGACTGAT CAAACCACCCGTGAATCTAAAAGGAGGGCATCAAAGGATGGGCAGCCCTTCAATATCAACAGTAGTGGAGATGCTGAAcctggaaatgtgtgtgataaaagatga